A region of Heliomicrobium gestii DNA encodes the following proteins:
- a CDS encoding YczE/YyaS/YitT family protein, whose product MQQKFLRFLFYTFGIIIMTFGISLTIQSHMGTGPFDALLVGLYKTFGLSVGSWEISIGLLLVLLNALAQRRTPEYVALLTSFITGIGIDFWLFVTSDWIQPCTILARLLCFTIGLGLGGFGIAVNLQADFAPNPMDRSMQVVRKLTGWNLAISRAFISIFFVILAYFFHGPIAVGTILSAVFSGITIKIFTPYIAQFEKRTRKDGVAS is encoded by the coding sequence ATGCAGCAGAAGTTCCTGCGTTTTTTGTTTTATACATTTGGGATTATAATTATGACTTTTGGGATTTCCTTAACCATTCAATCCCATATGGGTACGGGGCCTTTTGATGCGCTGCTTGTCGGTTTGTATAAAACGTTTGGGTTAAGCGTCGGGAGTTGGGAAATTAGTATCGGTCTTTTGCTGGTTCTGCTTAATGCGCTAGCACAACGTCGAACCCCCGAATACGTAGCGTTATTAACATCATTCATTACAGGAATCGGTATTGATTTTTGGTTATTTGTAACTTCAGACTGGATTCAACCGTGCACGATACTTGCACGACTGCTCTGTTTCACGATTGGTCTTGGATTGGGCGGATTCGGGATAGCAGTCAATCTACAGGCCGATTTTGCGCCTAATCCAATGGATCGATCGATGCAAGTCGTAAGAAAATTAACAGGTTGGAATCTCGCTATTTCCAGAGCATTCATCAGTATTTTCTTTGTAATTCTTGCGTATTTTTTTCATGGTCCTATTGCAGTCGGTACGATTTTATCGGCTGTTTTTTCAGGTATTACTATAAAAATCTTCACACCATATATTGCACAATTTGAAAAAAGAACGAGGAAGGATGGCGTAGCTTCGTGA